One window of Medicago truncatula cultivar Jemalong A17 chromosome 2, MtrunA17r5.0-ANR, whole genome shotgun sequence genomic DNA carries:
- the LOC11430329 gene encoding shaggy-related protein kinase kappa, producing MASASLGNGGIGSSSRSAAALRAASSSVDWLGREMLHMNLNRDHDHDDDDEDDARESEPDIIDGVGAETGHVIRTSIAARNGQSKQNVSYIAEHVVGTGSFGTVFQAKCRETGEIVAIKKVLQDKRYKNRELQIMQMLDHPNIVALRHCFFSTTDKEELYLNLVLEYVPETVNRIARNYSRINQRMPLIYVKLYTYQICRALAYIHNCIGICHRDIKPQNLLVNPHTHQLKLCDFGSAKVLVKGEPNVSYICSRYYRAPELIFGATEYTTAIDIWSTGCVMAELLLGQPLFPGESGVDQLVEIIKVLGTPTREEIKCMNPNYTEFKFPQIKPHPWHKVFQKRLPPEAVDLVCRFFQYSPNLRCTALEACIHPFFDELRDPNTRLPNGRPLPPLFNFKPQELSGIPPDVINRLIPEHARKQNLFMALHT from the exons ATGGCGTCTGCTAGCCTTGGAAATGGCGGTATCGGCAGCAGTTCAAGGTCTGCTGCTGCCTTAAGAGCTGCTTCTTCTTCCGTCGATTGGCTTGGCAGAGAGATGCTTCACATGAACCTCAATCGTGATCATGACCACGATGACGACGACGAGGATGATGCCAGAGAGAGTGAGCCTGACATCATTGATGGTGTTGGTGCTGAAACTGGACATGTTATACGAACAAGCATTGCTGCACGAAACGGTCAATCTAAGCAG AATGTTAGTTATATTGCGGAACACGTAGTTGGGACAGGCTCTTTCGGAACTGTTTTTCAA GCTAAATGTAGAGAAACAGGAGAGATTGTTGCCATCAAGAAGGTTCTCCAGGACAAGCGTTACAAGAACAGAGAGTTACAGATTATGCAAATGCTCGACCATCCAAATATTGTCGCCCTCAGGCATTGTTTCTTTTCAACCACCGACAAAGAGGAGCTTTACTTGAATCTTGTACTTGAATATGTTCCTGAAACCGTCAATCGTATTGCAAGAAACTATAGCAGGATCAACCAGCGAATGCCTTTGATATACGTGAAACTTTATACGTACCAG ATATGCAGGGCCCTTGCCTACATACATAATTGCATTGGCATCTGTCATCGTGACATCAAACCTCAGAACCTACTT GTGAACCCGCACACCCATCAGCTGAAACTATGTGATTTTGGGAGTGCAAAAGTGTTG GTGAAAGGAGAACCTAATGTTTCATATATCTGTTCAAGATACTATCGTGCCCCAGAACTTATATTTGGTGCCACTGAATATACAACTGCCATAGATATATGGTCAACTGGTTGTGTAATGGCCGAATTACTTCTTGGCCAG CCCTTGTTTCCTGGAGAGAGTGGAGTCGATCAGCTAGTTGAAATCATCAAG gTTTTGGGAACTCCTACCAGGGAGGAGATTAAGTGCATGAACCCAAATTATACCGAATTTAAGTTTCCGCAGATAAAACCTCATCCATGGCACAAG GTCTTTCAGAAACGTTTGCCCCCAGAAGCAGTTGATCTTGTCTGTAGGTTCTTTCAGTACTCTCCTAATTTGAGATGCACTGCT TTGGAAGCTTGTATTCACCCCTTCTTTGATGAATTAAGGGACCCAAACACCCGCCTTCCCAATGGTCGTCCACTGCCTCCGCTGTTTAATTTTAAACCCCAGG AACTTTCTGGTATTCCACCTGATGTCATCAACCGGCTTATTCCAGAACATGCTCGTAAACAGAATTTATTTATGGCTTTGCACACCTAg